The nucleotide sequence CCCACGCCGCTGACGATCAACACCATGACCGCGGAGAGTGCATCGATGCGGAAGGCGACGTCGACCTGTAGCGTCCCGGCGGTGATCCACGGATAGACCCGCTGCACCAGCGCGCTTCCAGGCGGCAGACTCAGCAGGCGGACGAAGGCATAACATCCGGTGAGGAACGCCGCGGCAACCACGCCCGGCGCGACCAAACTGATGGCTCTCTTCCCGGCCCGGGGACCGATGAAGGCGTTGAACAAGACCCCGAGGGCCGGAAAAACCGGGATCAGCCAGAGGAAATTGACCTGTATTGTTGCGGCCTCGTGCATGTCCTACCAGCGCAGCAGATTCAACTCGTCGACGTTGACGGTTTCCCGATTGCGGAAGACCGAGATGATGATGGCCAATCCGACGGCGGCCTCCGCCGCGGCAACGGTCATGATGAAGAAGACGATGACCTGGCCGTCCATCGAGTGCAACTGACGCGAAAGGCTCACGAATACCAGGTTAACGGCGTTCAGCATCAACTCGATCGAGAGGAAGATTACGATCACATTGCGGCGTATGAGCACACCGACCGTGCCGATGGTGAACAAGATGGCGCCGAGAATGAGATACCAACTGATCGGAACCGCATTCATACCAGCCTCCGCTTTGCCAGCACCACAGCGCCGATGATGGCCACCAGCAGCAGCACCGAGGTTATCTCGAATGCCAGCAGGAAGTGCGTAAAGAGACGCTCCGCTAGAACCTGGACGCTGCCGAAGCCTGCCGAAACCGCACCGCCCATTCCCGAGGTGGAGGACCCGGGCGCGGGCACCTGCGGTGGCGTGACGAGGAACCGCACGAGGGCCAGCAGAAACAGCGAACCCAGCGACACCGCCGCACACTGGGTGGCGAGTCGTGCCATGACGCGCGGCTCCTCTTGCAGATTGAGCAACATGATGACGAACAAGAAGAGCACGACGATGGCGCCGGCGTAGACGGTGACCTGCAGGACCGCCACAAGCTGGGCGTCGAGGAGCAGGAACATCACCGCCATCAGGAACAAGGTGACGACCAGCGACAAGGCGCTGCGGACAGGGCTCGGCTGCAGTACGACGCTGAGGGCGGCCGCAATCAGTAAGCCAGCGAGCACGAGGAAAAGGATCGGGTTCATGTCCAGCCCTGCAGGATCAGCACGACCAGCGCCGTAGCCACCACGTTGAGGAGGGATACCGGTAGCAATCCCTTCCATCCCAGCCCCATGAGCTGATCATACCGCAGGCGGGGCAGCGTCCACCGGATCAGGACCTGCAGCCAGCAAAAGAGGAGGACCTTCACCATGAAAGCCACGAGTTGCAGCAACACGACTGCGATGTGGGGCAGCAATACGGCGGCGCCCCCGGGGAAGTGAAAGCCGTCAGGCAGGAGGTAGGGGACCTGCCATCCGCCGAAGAACATGGTGGTCACCAAACCGGCGACCACCGCGACTTCTGCGAAGTCGGTCATGAAGAACATGAGGTACTTGATACCCGAATACTCGGTGAAGAATCCGCTGACGAGTTCCGATTCGCTCTCTGGGAGATCGAAAGGAGCCCGTTTGCTTTCGGCGATACCAGCAATCAGGAAAAGCAGGAAGGCGAGCGGTTGAAAGAGTATGCCCCAAGCGGGCAGCCAGCCGCCGATCAGGTGCCCTTGCGCTCGTACCATCTCCTGGAGATCGATGGTGCCGTACGTCATCACCATGGCCACGACCGACAGCCCCATTCCCAGTTCGTACGAAATCATCTGCGCCGAACCGCGGATGCCGCCGAGCAGGGAGAAGCGGTTGTTCGAGGCCCAACCGCCGAGCACCACCCCGTATACGCTGAGCGACAGCATCGCCAGGATGTACAAAATGCCAACGTTCAGCGGCACCGCCTGCAGGTTGATGGCTCGACCACCCACCTGCAGCACGTCCCCAAACGGGATGGCGGCGAACGCCACTATCACGGGAAAGAGGTTGACGCAGGGCGCCAGGGTGTGCAGGAAGCGATCCACGCCGGCGGGAATGAAGTCTTCTTTGGTGGCAAACTTCAGCGGGTCCGCCATCATGGTGTTCACCAAGCCCGCGGCCGCAATGCCGAAGATGCTGGCGCGGTTGGCTCCGATACGGTCCTGGATCAGCGCGCTGCCCTTGCGCTCGATCCACCCGAGCACGCCGGCGAGACCCAACACCATCCCGAGGATCACCAGGGCTTTGATTGCTGCGATGCCGATTTCAATCCACATGGTACACGACGCCGGCCGATGAACTGGTGGAAACTGCGATCAATGCGAGAACCGAAGGCGGGAATGCGCCGCCGGTGCTGGTGCGTTCGCACCCGGATGTGCACTCAATCCCATTCCAGCGCCCCCTTTCGCCAGACGTACAGCAAAGCAATTGCCAGCACGCCGACAAACACCATCATCTCCCCAAAGCCGAACCAACCCAGTCGGCGAAACAGCACTGCCCAGGGATAGAGAAAAACCACCTCCACGTCGAAGACGATGAAGAGAATGGCCGTCATGTAGAATTTCACTGAAAAGCGTTCCCGCGCGCCGCCGCTGGGTGGGTTGCCGCACTCGAAGGCCTCGCCCTTCACCGGGGTAGAGCGTCTTGGTCCGAGCAACCGGCCGAGGCTGACCATGGTCGCTACCAACACACCCGCAAAGCAGAAGGTTACGAGTACCGGAAGATACTGCTCAGCCATGGGCAAATTGTCGTCCGTCCGCCCGCGGCGGGCGGTTCGTCATCGGCAGAGCCACTTATGTGATGGCGGCGGGCAAGTCAAATGGGCGGCGCAGCTTCAGCGCCTCTGGGTGTGGGAGTGAGGGAACGTGGGAGGGCGGCGTCAGGTGAAACCATCGCTCCAAAACAGCCGTTCTTCAATCTCTCAATTCCTGGTGCGCCGCAGCGGCGCACGTAGTCCCGCGTGAAAGAACCCAGCGAGCGTGGTGCGCTTGCGAACGAGCAGCGCTACGCCCAGAGCGATATAGATGAGCGCGAAGCCGTAGCGGACGCTGGGACTCGGGAGGAACAGTTGCGAGACAAACAGCACCAGCAACACGGCGGCCTCGAAGATGGAAAGGCGGAGGTTGCAGATCACGGCGATTCC is from Candidatus Binatia bacterium and encodes:
- the nuoK gene encoding NADH-quinone oxidoreductase subunit NuoK, which encodes MNAVPISWYLILGAILFTIGTVGVLIRRNVIVIFLSIELMLNAVNLVFVSLSRQLHSMDGQVIVFFIMTVAAAEAAVGLAIIISVFRNRETVNVDELNLLRW
- a CDS encoding NADH-quinone oxidoreductase subunit J, translating into MNPILFLVLAGLLIAAALSVVLQPSPVRSALSLVVTLFLMAVMFLLLDAQLVAVLQVTVYAGAIVVLFLFVIMLLNLQEEPRVMARLATQCAAVSLGSLFLLALVRFLVTPPQVPAPGSSTSGMGGAVSAGFGSVQVLAERLFTHFLLAFEITSVLLLVAIIGAVVLAKRRLV
- the nuoH gene encoding NADH-quinone oxidoreductase subunit NuoH translates to MWIEIGIAAIKALVILGMVLGLAGVLGWIERKGSALIQDRIGANRASIFGIAAAGLVNTMMADPLKFATKEDFIPAGVDRFLHTLAPCVNLFPVIVAFAAIPFGDVLQVGGRAINLQAVPLNVGILYILAMLSLSVYGVVLGGWASNNRFSLLGGIRGSAQMISYELGMGLSVVAMVMTYGTIDLQEMVRAQGHLIGGWLPAWGILFQPLAFLLFLIAGIAESKRAPFDLPESESELVSGFFTEYSGIKYLMFFMTDFAEVAVVAGLVTTMFFGGWQVPYLLPDGFHFPGGAAVLLPHIAVVLLQLVAFMVKVLLFCWLQVLIRWTLPRLRYDQLMGLGWKGLLPVSLLNVVATALVVLILQGWT
- a CDS encoding NADH-quinone oxidoreductase subunit A; protein product: MVSLGRLLGPRRSTPVKGEAFECGNPPSGGARERFSVKFYMTAILFIVFDVEVVFLYPWAVLFRRLGWFGFGEMMVFVGVLAIALLYVWRKGALEWD